In a genomic window of Streptomyces sp. NBC_01142:
- a CDS encoding isochorismatase family cysteine hydrolase: MPDTETRIHAWRIDDREYQRQKERRGRRFAYTSLEPARTALVVIDMVPFFVDANPYARGIVPNIQRLADRLRSAGGTVAWVLPARTERTEVGDEFHGPEAAEMFRNSGGTGPLPDRLWRGFTLGADDLLEEKSAPSAFFPGRCPLPELLRERGVNTVLITGTVTNVCCESSARDAWTLGYRVIMVADANATGRDQDHNATLHTIYRSFGDVRPTADVLALIDDRLTA, encoded by the coding sequence GTGCCCGACACCGAGACGCGCATCCATGCGTGGCGCATCGACGACCGGGAGTACCAGCGCCAGAAGGAACGACGCGGCCGCCGGTTCGCCTACACGAGCCTCGAGCCCGCTCGCACGGCGCTGGTCGTGATCGACATGGTGCCGTTCTTCGTCGACGCCAACCCCTACGCCCGCGGCATCGTCCCGAACATCCAACGCCTCGCCGATCGCCTTCGAAGCGCCGGCGGAACGGTCGCCTGGGTCCTGCCCGCGCGCACCGAACGCACTGAAGTCGGCGACGAATTCCACGGCCCCGAAGCGGCCGAGATGTTCCGCAACTCCGGCGGCACCGGCCCGCTGCCGGACCGGCTCTGGCGCGGCTTCACCCTCGGCGCCGACGACCTGCTAGAGGAGAAGTCCGCACCCAGCGCCTTCTTCCCCGGCCGCTGCCCACTGCCCGAGCTGCTCCGGGAACGCGGGGTCAACACGGTTCTGATCACCGGCACAGTCACCAACGTGTGCTGCGAGTCTTCAGCCCGCGACGCCTGGACCCTCGGCTACCGGGTCATCATGGTCGCCGATGCGAACGCCACCGGCCGCGACCAAGACCACAACGCCACTCTGCACACGATCTACCGGTCCTTCGGTGACGTCCGGCCAACCGCAGATGTTCTCGCGCTGATTGACGACCGACTGACTGCCTGA
- a CDS encoding RICIN domain-containing protein, translating into MLLVGLGLPKPGSANAQGSGISIYNQGSGLAADVVAGGLANGQAVVLWPQNSSARNQQFDFVDAGGGRGYKIVARHSGKCLDVSGWSKTDGAQVFQWDCHGGTNQLWEFVDIGSPKSCPPGSGGCPEDAVGYLIVSKHSGKCLDAGNADFPSPPRQGAGLQQWTCARDTDDPWWVNQAWRTGDEPVILPPMPSEAKQMVDQIVQARRSTCGDPSVRLDPRLSEVARKHSEDLAANYSKLIDAYPRNDPRRGHIGSDNTMPADRVRAAGFTPAQRPEHWSYGTNQTYAQAMDNWLNHDEASNWGHRHAILDCNYKVLGVGKVNGHNSRVYWTQNFARG; encoded by the coding sequence GTGCTCCTTGTGGGGCTCGGCCTTCCAAAGCCTGGCTCGGCCAACGCCCAAGGAAGCGGAATCAGTATCTACAACCAGGGTTCCGGGTTGGCGGCGGACGTCGTGGCCGGAGGGCTGGCCAACGGCCAGGCGGTCGTCCTCTGGCCACAGAACAGTTCCGCGAGGAACCAGCAGTTCGACTTCGTGGATGCGGGCGGCGGGCGAGGGTACAAGATCGTCGCGCGGCATTCCGGGAAGTGCCTGGACGTCTCCGGGTGGTCCAAAACTGACGGAGCACAGGTCTTTCAATGGGACTGTCATGGCGGCACCAACCAGCTCTGGGAGTTCGTGGACATAGGGAGTCCGAAGTCATGTCCCCCTGGCAGCGGCGGTTGCCCGGAAGACGCTGTGGGATACCTGATCGTCTCGAAACACAGCGGAAAGTGCCTCGATGCGGGAAACGCTGATTTTCCCAGTCCGCCCAGACAAGGCGCAGGCCTACAGCAATGGACGTGCGCACGGGACACGGATGACCCTTGGTGGGTCAACCAGGCATGGAGAACTGGCGACGAGCCCGTTATCCTTCCGCCGATGCCTTCCGAGGCAAAACAGATGGTCGACCAGATCGTTCAGGCACGACGCAGTACGTGCGGGGATCCGAGTGTGCGTCTCGACCCACGACTTAGCGAGGTTGCGCGCAAACACAGCGAGGACCTGGCTGCCAACTACTCGAAACTCATCGACGCGTATCCCAGGAACGACCCCAGGCGCGGGCATATAGGCTCGGACAACACAATGCCCGCAGACCGGGTCAGAGCGGCCGGCTTTACTCCTGCGCAACGTCCCGAGCACTGGAGCTACGGCACCAACCAGACCTATGCGCAGGCGATGGACAACTGGCTGAACCACGATGAGGCATCCAATTGGGGGCACCGCCATGCGATCCTCGACTGCAACTACAAGGTGCTCGGTGTGGGCAAGGTGAACGGCCACAACTCCCGCGTCTACTGGACGCAGAACTTCGCCCGCGGGTGA
- a CDS encoding IS701 family transposase, with amino-acid sequence MGGELADARSWAGELKALHERFVHRFSRSEPRESALAYMRGLIAPLERKNGWTLAEEAGHGGPDRIHRLLNRIDWSADEVLDDVRDYVVEHLGDPDAVLIVDDTGFLKKGIRSAGVQRQYSGTAGRTENSQIGVFLAYAGGRGRTLIDRRLYLPTSWTDDRDRCRAAGIDDTVAFETKVVMAKAMVRRAITDRIPFRWVTADAAYGFSKGWRSELERADVFHVMATTRHDTVVTRWAMDHPVHDLFPGLSRQKWKRRSCGNGAHGPRVYDWARVEVRPWHREDRRHWVIARRSVRRPEEISYYIAYCPADTTLDELIRIAGSRWAVEECFQTAKQECGLDDYQVRRYDGWHRHITLAMAAHACLTVLRARELDTGKAETDPPSSYP; translated from the coding sequence ATGGGTGGGGAACTTGCTGATGCCCGGTCGTGGGCCGGTGAACTGAAGGCCTTGCACGAGCGGTTCGTGCACCGTTTCTCCAGGTCGGAGCCGCGGGAGTCGGCTCTCGCCTATATGCGGGGGCTGATAGCTCCGCTGGAGCGGAAGAACGGCTGGACGCTTGCCGAGGAGGCCGGGCATGGCGGCCCGGACCGGATCCACCGGCTGCTGAACCGGATCGACTGGAGCGCGGACGAAGTCCTGGACGACGTGCGGGACTACGTCGTCGAGCACCTCGGCGATCCGGATGCGGTGCTGATCGTGGACGACACCGGGTTCCTGAAGAAGGGCATCCGCTCGGCCGGGGTCCAGCGCCAATACTCCGGAACCGCCGGCCGGACGGAGAACTCCCAGATCGGGGTCTTCCTCGCCTATGCCGGCGGACGCGGCCGCACATTGATCGACCGCCGCCTCTATCTGCCCACCTCATGGACCGATGACCGCGACCGGTGCCGGGCCGCGGGCATCGACGACACGGTCGCCTTCGAGACGAAAGTGGTGATGGCCAAGGCCATGGTCCGCCGGGCGATCACGGACCGGATCCCGTTCCGGTGGGTGACCGCCGACGCCGCCTACGGCTTCTCCAAGGGCTGGCGTTCTGAGCTGGAGCGGGCGGATGTCTTCCACGTGATGGCCACCACCCGGCATGACACCGTCGTCACCCGCTGGGCCATGGACCACCCCGTTCACGATCTGTTTCCCGGGCTGTCCCGGCAGAAGTGGAAGCGCCGTTCCTGCGGCAACGGCGCCCACGGCCCGAGGGTCTACGACTGGGCGAGGGTCGAGGTCCGTCCCTGGCACCGCGAGGACCGTCGTCACTGGGTGATCGCCCGCCGAAGTGTCCGCCGGCCCGAGGAGATCTCCTACTACATCGCCTACTGCCCGGCCGACACCACACTCGACGAGCTGATCCGCATCGCGGGCAGCCGGTGGGCGGTCGAGGAGTGCTTCCAGACCGCGAAGCAGGAGTGCGGCCTGGACGACTACCAGGTCCGCCGCTACGACGGCTGGCACCGCCACATCACCCTGGCCATGGCCGCACACGCCTGCCTCACCGTCCTGCGGGCCCGTGAACTCGACACCGGGAAAGCAGAAACGGATCCTCCCAGCTCATACCCCTGA
- a CDS encoding integrase core domain-containing protein — protein sequence MGLSAGPVAPRVHAEIKAGLLELVDHAGRAGWSVRHAADTLGVDHMRVLRWQQRRVAGRLEDSPAGPNVAVHALLDFEREAIVKLAEEWGGTDRSHRKLAHRGSRLGWVHVSESTVLRVLDDQGIRLPGGPVREHREKKPFPDWALWRPRSIWIYDFTHFTAARRCALAIMDLVSRKWITTLVSAQESSLQVETAFLSALHSEDLGHLAERRMRAELTAPGPPPDEQPVLLAVSDNGPQMRSADTRTFMAACLIGQHFGRPHTPNDQAWIESLFSHVKGEWPHLTKIRDPFELEAELDAVHTEYNTVRLHAGLGYVTPDDEHTGRADAIRTARAHGLQQAREHRIAYRRKQN from the coding sequence ATGGGCCTGAGCGCCGGCCCCGTCGCGCCACGCGTGCACGCGGAGATCAAGGCCGGGCTTCTGGAGCTGGTCGACCATGCAGGGCGGGCCGGCTGGTCGGTGCGCCATGCCGCCGACACACTGGGCGTCGACCATATGCGGGTGCTGCGCTGGCAGCAGCGCCGCGTGGCGGGACGGCTCGAGGACAGCCCGGCCGGCCCGAACGTTGCGGTGCACGCGCTGCTGGACTTCGAGCGCGAGGCAATCGTCAAACTCGCCGAGGAGTGGGGCGGCACGGACCGCTCGCACCGCAAACTCGCCCACCGCGGCTCCCGCCTGGGCTGGGTCCACGTCTCGGAATCCACCGTGCTGCGGGTCCTGGACGACCAGGGCATCCGCCTGCCCGGCGGCCCGGTACGCGAACACCGCGAGAAGAAACCGTTTCCCGACTGGGCGCTCTGGCGCCCGAGATCAATCTGGATCTACGACTTCACGCACTTCACGGCAGCACGCAGGTGCGCTCTCGCAATCATGGACCTGGTGAGCCGCAAGTGGATCACCACGTTGGTCTCCGCCCAGGAGTCCTCCCTCCAGGTCGAGACCGCGTTCCTGTCCGCGCTGCATTCCGAGGACCTCGGGCACCTCGCCGAGCGCCGGATGCGTGCCGAACTCACCGCCCCCGGGCCACCGCCCGACGAACAGCCCGTCCTGCTGGCGGTCTCGGACAACGGCCCCCAGATGCGCTCCGCGGATACCCGCACCTTCATGGCCGCCTGCCTGATCGGCCAGCACTTCGGACGCCCTCACACCCCCAACGACCAGGCCTGGATCGAATCACTGTTCAGCCACGTCAAGGGCGAGTGGCCACACCTGACCAAGATCCGCGACCCCTTCGAACTCGAGGCCGAACTCGACGCGGTCCACACCGAGTACAACACCGTGCGCCTGCACGCCGGGCTCGGCTACGTCACCCCCGACGACGAGCACACCGGACGCGCCGACGCCATCCGAACGGCCCGCGCCCACGGTCTCCAGCAGGCACGCGAACACCGCATCGCCTACCGTCGGAAACAGAACTGA